The DNA sequence TCCAGCTCCAGTTGTTCGAGCGCCTGGCGGAGCGTGGCGCGCGCGACCCCGAAACGGGCGGCGAGTTCACGCTCGTTGGGCAGGATCTCCCCCACCGCGAACTCCGAGTCGAGCGCGTCGCTCAACACCGTTTTCAGATGCCAGTACTTCGGCTCGGGCGCCGTCTCCAGCTGCGTCGTCCCCACCCTCATCCTCCGCAAAGGCTTTTCGCGCGCTTCTTTATTAAAGGTTGTTGCAGTATGCCTGTGACCATAGGACGGTGTGCGCACTTGGTCAAGACCAATGCGCCGCATCCATCGAGGTGGTACGGACTTTTCGACACCCTCGGTGACCGTCGGTTCGCGCCCGCCCCCTCTCGCGCAGGAGCACGGTCACCAACCGTCGCCGACGCCCCGGGGGAAGCGGGGTGAGCGGCGCGCGGAGGCGCACGCCGCGAGTCGCGAGCGCCGGGCCGGCCGGCCCTTGAAGTCGCGTGCGCAAGGGTCACGTCACGGGTCTACCCGGCGGTAACCATTGCTGACATCCTGTCTACAAGACCCCCCGAGGATCAGCAGGAGCCGACTCATGGGTGACACCTTGCAGACCGCGACGTTCTCCCTCGACACCCCCTCCGGGCCGCACCCGGCCGAGGTGGTCTACCGGCGGGCCGGCGAAGGCGACCCGCTCGTCCTGCTGCACGGCATCGGCCACCATCTCCAGGCGTGGGACCCGGTGTTCGACATACTCGCCACGGAACACGACGTCGTCGCCGTGGACCTGCCCGGCTTCGGCCGCTCCCCCGCCCTGCCGGCGGCGGTGCCGTACGACCTGCCGAGCACGGCCGCCGTCCTCCGCGCGTTCTTCGAGGAACTCGGCCTGGACCGGCCGCACGTGGCGGGCAACTCCCTGGGCGGTCTGATCGCCCTGCAACTGGGCCACGAGAAGCTGGTACGGACCGTCACCGCCCTCTCCCCCGCCGGGTTCTGGACGGAGTCCGAGCGCCGTTACGCCTTCACCGTCCTGCGCGGCCTGCGCAACGGCGCCCGCCGGCTGCCGCCCGAGCGGCT is a window from the Streptomyces mobaraensis genome containing:
- a CDS encoding alpha/beta fold hydrolase, whose translation is MGDTLQTATFSLDTPSGPHPAEVVYRRAGEGDPLVLLHGIGHHLQAWDPVFDILATEHDVVAVDLPGFGRSPALPAAVPYDLPSTAAVLRAFFEELGLDRPHVAGNSLGGLIALQLGHEKLVRTVTALSPAGFWTESERRYAFTVLRGLRNGARRLPPERLAGLAATPAGRAALVSLVYARPGRRPVDAVVAEASALRDAVGFEATLAAGRSVLFAHELPDLPVTIAWGTRDRVLPRRQGIRAAQVIPGARLVRLPGCGHVPMNDDPALVARVVLDTAR